CTCATCTTGTACAATCAGATCAAAACGGTCCCTGGGCTTCTCATCGAACCGTTCTATGTGTACTACAAGAATAACTTAGGGGGGGGAGATATCTCTTCTCAGGGCCTGGGCACTCCGAAACATGGCAATCAAACCCGCCATACCATCGGAGGACGGGTGGCAATGAAGAAAGGTTACTTCGATGCCTCCAGTGAAGTAGTCTATCAATTCGGACAGATGGGGGACACGGCTGCCAACGCGAGCGCCCTCTGCGGGAACCCCGGCGGAGAAGGGAAATGTCTCCACATCAATGCGTGGGCCACCAGGAATTGGATCGGGTATACCGCGTTTAACCTACCGGGAAAACCGCGGATTGCCTTCAATTTTGACTATGCTTCCGGCGATGGCCGGGCAAATTGCACGTTAGACCCCGCCTATGGCCCTTGCAAGACCGCCAACACGTTTGAAAACTTCTTTCCGACGAATCACATCCACATGGGATACATGGATGTCATGGCGTGGAAGAACATGATGAGCTTCTCAGGAAATTTTCAAGCCCGTCTGACCAAAGATGATCATATCGAAGTATGGTACACGAACCTACACCTCGCCAATGCCCGGGATAATTGGTATCGCGCAAGCCAAGGCGTTTACGTCTTCTCCCGACCGGACAACACCGTGACCCATATCGGTGACGAGGTGGATTTCGTGTGGACCCATTTCTTCATGAACGGCATGGTCGCCTTCCAAGGCGGTTACGGTCATCTGTTCCCTGGTCCGTATATTTCATACAACCTGGGACGTAATGCAGTCGGACAAGACTGGGCCTATGCCCAGCTCTGGATAAACTTCTAAACTCGGCCAACCCCGCCTTTAATCAGTTCGAATCCCATCTCTCTTCACCGCATCCATTCATCTGAAAGCACCAGACTTGGCAAGCCCTCCCTGAAGCTCTTCGTAGGTGTGCGTCACAGGAAACTGCGGAAACTCTTTCGGTAAATGGTCGGGGGGCCGAAAGAAAAACCCGACGTCGGCTTCACCCAACATGGCGGTGTCGTTGTACGAATCACCTGCAGCCATGGTAAAAAAGTTTAGCGATTTGAGGGCAGCCACCGCATGCTTCTTTGGGTCATGCATTCGCATGTGGTAATTGACGATACGACCCCTCCCATCGATCTCCAACTGATTGCAGAAGAGAGTCGGAAAGCCCAATTGCCGCATGAGCGGTTGAGCGAATTGATAGAACGTGTCGGACAAAATGACGACCTGAGCCCTCATTCGCAGCCAGGCAAGGAAGTCCGTCGCCCCTTCTAACGGTCCCATTTTTGCGATTACATCTTGAATGTCGCTGATCGTCAACGCGTGCCGGTCGAGTATAGTCAACCGTTGCCGCATGAGCTTGTCGTAGTCCGGCATCTCTCGCGTCGTGACCTTCAATTCATCAATGCCCGTCTTCACGGCCACGTTGATCCAGATTTCCGGCACGAGTACTCCCTCAAGGTCCAAACAGACGACTATCGGCTTTTGCATGCCATCTCCCCTCTTCATCAGTGACGGGAACATCACACGATGCAATCAGGAACCAGCGTCACTTCGGTCTCGTGAAACCGACTGGCTCACGAAACGCCACACCTTGTCCAACGCCTGATCCAATAACTCAGTCCCTTTCCATGTCCGCCGATTGTCAGACAGATGGCGTTCCGTCCAGTCGAACACCAGAGGAAGCGGAATCAAACACATTGGAGACCTCGTTAGTTGTTGCCACAGTAATCCCAGCACGGTGCTGATCCGGACTGGCACGAAAACGGGTTCGACGGGATTGTTGATCAGATCGTCACAACGTTCGGGAGGCGACGTCACCAACAGCTCACGACAAGCCGCCGGACGCTCGTCATAGATCATGCACGCCTCTTCCTCCAGGAATGGGCAGGGCATCCGCAGGGCATAGTACTCACGATTCACATCCTCCAATGCATCATCGGTGGGCGGTGTAGAACCTTCGCACAACTTGCAGAGCCGTTGCCAGATTCCATGCGATATCAAGTGCGCCTTTGCCTCGGCCAACCGCGCTGCAATCCGAGCTTGCTCCTCAGTCGGACGCGAGCGCACCCATTCACGTAACGCAAAAGCTTCCGGAGACGAAAGCGGCACCAACATCCGGCAGCATGCCGCGCAGCCCTTCTGGCATGACGGTGTTCTACCCATCGCGACCAAGC
This genomic window from Nitrospira sp. SG-bin1 contains:
- the thrH gene encoding phosphoserine phosphatase/homoserine phosphotransferase bifunctional protein (catalyzes the formation of serine from phosphoserine; also has phosphoserine:homoserine phosphotransferase activity), whose product is MQKPIVVCLDLEGVLVPEIWINVAVKTGIDELKVTTREMPDYDKLMRQRLTILDRHALTISDIQDVIAKMGPLEGATDFLAWLRMRAQVVILSDTFYQFAQPLMRQLGFPTLFCNQLEIDGRGRIVNYHMRMHDPKKHAVAALKSLNFFTMAAGDSYNDTAMLGEADVGFFFRPPDHLPKEFPQFPVTHTYEELQGGLAKSGAFR